A window of Elephas maximus indicus isolate mEleMax1 chromosome X, mEleMax1 primary haplotype, whole genome shotgun sequence genomic DNA:
CTTCCTTGGTAATCTCCAATTTGCTGACAAGGACATAGCATTGACCTTTGGAATCGGCTTCCTTCAGGTCAAGGCCAAAGACCAGCTCTATGCACTCAGAGGCTCGCCTCAGGATCTCAGGGAAGTGCTCCTTGTACCTTTTGTTGATGATCTTTATCATCTTTCCCTTCGTAAAATGCTCTTGCATTTCATACTTGGACAGCAGGAACTGCGACAACATGGTCACCCTCCTGGTTAGAGGATCTCTATGTGGCCTCTCATTGGGGGCTCGGGCAGAAGAGGAACTTGGACGTCCCTCATCTTGGCTCTCAGCCCCTCTAGGAGCTATTCTGCCTGAAGCACCTGCAGCAGGAGTGGTGGTGGACGGTGCTCTCTGAGACCGCTGGGGAGTGTGAGCAGCAGGGGAGCTCTGGGGAGGCCCCccaaaaggaggagaggaagaggacgGGGAGCCTTCCTCCTCTGCTGCAGTGGCCTGAGCACCCTGGACACTGTGAATGTCACCATGGGCCTGGCGACGTTTCTCACGGGCGCGGAGCTTACTCTTATGACCACGAGGCATGATGACTCTGCTCAAGGACAGTAGGCAGGAGTGCAGAAAGAGGGCAGGTGATGCAGGCCCACAGGAGCAGGGAGGCTGAGAGGGTGTACGCCCTGTAGCAGAGAGGTGCCTCCTTGGCTTTCACAACCGACGCCTCTGCAGCATTTTTGAGGACACTGCTCTAGGGCCGTACAAGGCTCCTATTGTCTTGGTCAGGACCCTGTAGAGAAAATTAGAGGAAGGATTAGGTTGTAGATTGTCAGCCCTGCTCGGGGCTTACTGGGTTGAGAGCAGGGCTGATACTAGGGACTCTCTGCAGTGGGTTATTGGGGATTCCCCTAATTTCACTCGTAAGGCCATAATATCAACTGCCGGCAGGGCTAGGGCACCTCCCCTCTACTAATCTGACCCTGAAACCTCAACTCCCTCTGGGATCCACAAGCAGAAACTGAAGGAGCAGATCAGCCACCACTCCTGGCAAGGTGTCTCAGTGATGACAGCACACTGGGGCCCGTTCTTTCTGGGGTTCCCTGGAGGCCTCAGTCCTCTGCCAGGGTCCTCACCATGGCTGCCCCCTTTTACCAGCTCCCTCACATCCCCGAAACGCCCTGAGAGTTAGTGAGTGCAACTCACTAAGTCACCATACCCAGTTCCTCCAGGTCTGAAGGCAGTGTTGGGGCTCTACGTTTCCCCCCTTTTTTCTGGGAAGAGTTATCTCATCAGAACTCAGTATCCTCACCTTGACTCCTATTAGAGACCATGTCTCCTGCCTCTGCAGAACACCCCGTCGGTACCCCttaccatctagtcgattcccagTCAACGCGACCCTATAttaaagagtagaacttctccatggagtttccaagaagtgcctggtggatgtgaactgctgaacttttggttagcagccatagtacttaaccattctgtcaccagggtttcctctcctgTATAAGCCTCCCCATTTGTCCAAGGACTTCATGTCCCCTAGGAACAAACCAGGGAGGCACCTCAGCCTGACACCTCTGACCGTGGCTCCCCTGGGCCAACAGCAGTAGGAGGCTTTTCTGCATCCTCCTCTTTTCTTGGGGGAGAGAAGAGGTGTTAATTCCCTATTGCCTTCTAAGAGATTTTTTACCTTGACTCCCACTAGTATCTGGGATCCCTCTATCTCCTGAACTGGGGCTTAAatgaaggtgctcagctccctCAGACACTCCACGCAGAAGTCCAGAGTCCCCTGAACTTGCCAGATTTGTCTTGGGCTTCCAGGGCGACTGACATTAGCAGAGCCCACTGCAATCCTCCCCATTTTACGTTGAGTGGTCCCAGTACCTCAATCATACCTTCCCTTCACTCTGCACTATTCCTGGAACCCCACTCTCTGCTGTCATGAGGCCACATCCCTCAGACCAAAGACCACACTTTCCTGACACCTCAGAGTTGAAAGTCAAGTGAGCTACATCCTTTGCAGTTTGCTTTGGGAATCGTAGGGCTGGTCAGGGCCGCGGGTGTTACATGACCCCAGAGTTCTCAACTGGTGACACCTTCGTTCCTCACTCAGGCTTCTAAACTTGTTCCTGGGTAGGGATCCTCCCTCTACTAACGTTAAGTCCACCCAAAAGCTGGAGTAGGACTGATGGCTCAGACTAAGGGCCTCACCTCCCTAGAAAGCAGTTGGGGTGCTACACATCTGGCTACCCCTGCCCGGGGGCTCCCAGAGCTGACATCAAGGTTGAGCTGTGGCCGGCCCCTCTTTTAAGGAGAACCCTCCTCATTAGCACTAAGCTCCTCGCCTGGCCTGCAGTTAGGGTCTAGGTCTCCTCCCTCTTCGGAACTCGGGTGCTTTTTTGGACCGAGGCCCGCCCATCCGGAGACTTTACAGGCCGAAGTCAGCCTGGTGGTCTTGAGGCTGACGGTAGAGGCGCGACTTTGTGAGACCTGCTCTGTCCTGGGTTAGTGTCCCCTTagtccacattcagggtcctCACCTGGACTGCTGACCAGTCCCGAGATTCCACCCTTCTCCTACGATGAGAGTCTCAACCCGGTCAGACCAGACTCCTCAGCTTCTGGGCACTTCCCAGATGGAAGTCGGCGCATGCCCGCCCGTCACTTCCGGCCAAGGCTAGCGGGGAGCTCCGAGGGCCAAGGTCCTTAGAGGGGGTTCTCCGAGGGCCAACAGCAAGGGCGGCGCTCATAGGACCCCGCTTTTCTGGGGTTAATTGCTCACCACagtccacattcagggtcctCACCTTGACTCCTGATCAGTCCTGAGACTCCACCCTCCTCCGATGATTAAAGCCTCAACTCTCTCAGACCAGAGGCCTCTCCTTCCTGGCACTTCCAAGATGGAAGTCAGCGCATGCCCGCCTGTCACATCCGGCCAAGGCAATACGGGGCCCTCCAAGGGCCAAGGCCGTTAGAGGGGGTTCTCCGAGGGCCAACAGTAAGGTGGTGCTCTTACCCCAATTTTCTGGGGTTAATTGGTCACCACATTCCACATTCTCGATCCTCACCTTGACTCCTGATAGTCCTGAGACTCCACTCTCCTCTGCTGAAGAGAGCTCACAGCCCCCCAAACCAGAAGCCGCACCTTCCTAGCACTTCCTAGATGGAAGCCAGGACATGCCACATCCGTACAAGGCTATACCCAGTGCCTCCAAGGATCGAGGCCCTCCTACAGGGGCAGGGGGGCCTCCGAAGGCCGACAGCAAGGTCAGGATCCTTGGGACTCCAGCGTTTTGGAGTGAGTGGTTCCTTACTGCTCAGGCAGGGTCCTAACATTGATACCTATCACAGCCTGGGAGTCCTGCTTAAGAAGACCTGACTCACAGGCTCAGAACAAGATTCTCACCAAGGCGAGACCCTAGAGGGACCGGTCCGGGTGTGCTGCACCATACACTTGCCTGGGGCCTCACAGGATTGGAAGCTGTTTCACTGCGCCTGGCAGATCCTTTTTAGGCGATAGGTCGCCCCATAAACACTCAGGGTCCACACCTAACTGCAGTTAGGGACAAGACTCCTCCCTCTACAGAGCTGGGGCCACCCCTTCAGACCAGACCCTCCCTCCCTGAGACCACTCAGGAAAAAAGGATGGGCATCTCTGTCAGAGAGCTCTCCCAGAGGCTTCCCAGGACTAAGAACAGAGGCAATGCTCTCTTCTGCTCCTTCTCTTGATGGGGTTCCCACTCATAACACTCAGGGTCCTCACCTTGCCTCCTTTGAGAGCCTGAGTCTCCTTCCTCTATGGACCTGGGGTATGCCCACCAGACCTGGTACCCTCCAGGCAGAATTGAGACTCCTCATCCTGACAACTCTGCCCTGGGCCTCCCAGGGCCGACAGAGGGGGCATTTTGTGTGAACTCCTCTTTTCGGGGTGGGTGGCTCCCTCCTTCCTCATTCACAGTCTTCATTTTGTAAATGACCAGTCCTGGAAATCCACACTCTACTGAACCCAAGGCTGCTCTGCTCATATCAAGGTCTTAACTGACCTGGGACCTCTGATTTGGAAGTCAGGATGAGTCATATCCAGCCAGGACTGTCTGAGATCTCGCAGGGGAAATTGCAAGGCCAGGACGCTTGGGGACCACACTCTTCTTGAGGGGCCTGCACATCAACTTCATTCAGGATCATCTCTTAGGTATCTCCCAGAGGCTGAGTGTCCTCGCTTTACTGGCTTTGAGAGTGTCCTTAGGCCACTGTCTCAGGTCCCTGAGAAACCTGAAGAATAAGTGAGGGCACTACCTGGGGCTCTCTAGTTCTGAGAGCAAGCCCTGCAGTTCTTTGTGTGATCCCTAAATTCTGGTGTGTTTTTCCTCTGTCTTTTCATTCACTGGGATCCTCTTCTTAGCTCCTCTTTGATTAAAGGCTTCCTGAGAAATCCAGTATCCTTGCAAACTTGAGCaattttgctattgcaaatattGCCAGGATTGGGTCCTTGTCCTAGAGTGAGAAGTGGCATGAGGTGGGGAAGCTGCAGCCAAAGATAGGAAGCCCAGCACAGGTGGTGGGCTGTCAGAAAAACAGGCTGATCTAATGCTTCTCTGCTTCAGCCATGCCTGGAGGTGCACATAACCTTGGTTGTAATAGATTTACTTTCTACAGGCAGAGGCTCTCCGGGATGATTTTATGAGCCCCAACTCTTTTCAGGTTATCTGGACTTGCATTTGTCGATGATTATATTGtcactgaatattttcttttcttttccttattcataCCTCTCACTTATTTTAGTATTCACATAGCTCTGACTATACAGTCCAACTCAACGCCCTGGGCACAGCGTTATTCATTTTCTTACCTGAGAAACATTTCGTAGTAGAGAGAAGAACAGTGAATTAAGAGACACATGGTAAGCCTCTGGCTGGAAGGAGTGGAACAAGCTAGGCTCCAGACGGATTCAGACAAGGGGTCTAATCTAGCTTGCTCATGTACTAGACTTTCAAAGTCAAATACATTACCAAAAACTCTGAGCTCCATGTTCTCCTTCTGTGAAGTGGGATTGATAAACCCTGTCTTCTAGGGCAGGTGCATTGTGTGCAAGGCATGAAAAGCACTTGGAAATGTGACTGCACATATTTGATCTTCAAAGAATGGCACTTGTTACTATGATTATTTTCACACTACACAATACCACCCTCCTCTTgagaatttttggttttgtttactcCACGATCTGTCAGAATATGCAGCACTCTAGGACAAAGAAAACGAAATCAGAAAAAATGCTGagtaggaagaaaaatgaagtaataTTTTACATTAGCTccttgccgttgaatcaattccaactaaaTGCAAGCCCATGTAGAACTGCCGTACACGATTTCCATGGctataaattttaaagaaacagattgccaggcctttcttctgtggtaccactggaTGAATTTGCACTGCCAACATATATGTTAGTAGTCAAGGTCAAAGCATTTTATCACTCATTAGAGAGtctcatagttatctagtgctgttataacagaaataccacaagtggatagctttaagaagtagaaatttgttgtctcacagtttaaaaaaaggagcctagaaatctgaattcaggttttggctctaggggaaagctttaacTCTTTGTTTGctgtgggggaagatccttgtctttcttcagcttctgtttcttttttccttggagatctcatgtggcttGGCAACTATCATTCCCCACTTGAGATTACTTGCTTGCCGAATCACCTCCTTTACATCTCAGAAGAGAGTGGAGTTAAGACACCctctggggcggggggggaacaAACACACTGCTGTCCAGAAGATTCTGACTCTCAGTGATgcaaaaaggacagagtagaagtgccccatatggtttccaaggctggaaatctttacagaagctgaccgccacatctttttcccttggagaagGTGTTGGGTTGACTCTAGACACACCTTACAATCCAGTCTCTTTCACATAACAACACACATTCCCAGATGGCGTTATAAccataggtatagggttaggactTACAAGACCTGTTTTTGGGAGGCATGGTGGTTAAATTCAATCCATATTAGGGAGCATATTCTTTAATGTGGGTGTGGGTAGACTGTCCCAGCTTAATGCAGCATGAAGCTCCTAGAAGTGCTGTCAAGGACCAACAATTTCCCCTCCCATTGCCCTTCCATGTATGTCATCCCAATTTTCATTCACATCACCACACCCAAAAGTCTAGTCTTCACCTGGGGTTTGCCAAATGACACTCAAGGTAACCTAATTCTAAAGTCCCTTCAATGGCATGGGCTCTGGCTACCCCAGCTCAATGCAAAAGGCTTCAAACAGTGGCTTCCCTACACAAAGGAGTAGGTCTCTATTTCTCAGGAACTCCATGGACACACTGTGCAGACCATACCCAGTCAGTGCACGTGTTCAAGTGCACCAGGACAAGAGCACAGGGCACCTTCCAGTCCTGACCCCGGAGGGGATTCCTCTCTCATTCCCCAAAATCCCAGAGTAACTGGGAAGAGCTAGCTTCCATTCCAGGCTCAGCCTCTCCATGCTGGGGCATCATGGGAGTGTCTGGCCGTGCTCACCCCCCACCACAACCTCATCTGGACTCCCTCCACCTCACTCCACTCACTTTACCCACCCCCTACCCTTGTCTGCCCCATGTAGCCAAATGTGAAAATCCATTCCCTACCACTACCCATTCACCTGCTGGTACTCTAGGTACTTTTCCTGCACCAAATCTTTGGTGATGAGCTTCCTGGGCTCCCCAAACCTGAACTGCCTCTTCCCATCGTAGATCCCCAGCACATTCAGGAATTCCCACGTCTCTTCCTCGGTGGCCCGGTCCCCATTCCTGTAGATCATGCCCAGGAGAGGCAACACGAGCCCATTCCTGGGAAACCCCCTGCCACCAATAAAATTctcttccttggtgatctccaattTGCTTACAAGGGCATAGGATTGACCTTTGGAGTCGACTTCCTTCAGGTCAAGCCCAAAGACCACCTCCAGGTGCACAGAGGCTCTCCTCAGGATGTCAGGGAAGTGCTCATTGTACCTTTTGttgatgatcttcatcatttctgccttcGTAATGGGCTCTTTCATTTTATACTTGTACAGCAGGAACTGCAACAACGTGCTCACCCTCCGGGTTACAGGGTCTCTTTGAGACCTCTCAGTGGGGGCTGGCGCCTCAGAGGAACTTGGCCTTCCCTCATCCTGGCCCTCGGCTCATCCGGCAGCTCTCGTGCCCAAAGCACTTACAATAGTGTTGGTGGGCGGGACTCTCTGAGGCTCCTAGGGAATGCGAGCAGCAGGGGAACTCGGAGAAGACTCCccaaaaggaggagaggaagaggaaggggacCCTTCCTCCTCTGCTGCAGTGGCCTGAGCACCCTGGACACTGTGGTTGTCACCTTGGGCCTGTCGACGTTTCTCACGGGCACGGAGCTTACTCTTCTGACCGCGAGGCATGATGACTCTGGTCAAGGACAGCAGGCAGGAGTGTGTAAGGAGGACAGGTGATGTGGGCTCACTGGAGGAGGGAGGCTGAGAGGGTGTGCGTCCCTGCAGCAGAGAGATGCCttcttggctttaacaaacaccaCCTTTGCAGAATGCTTAAAGGGCACCACTCTAGGACCCACAAGGCTCCTATTGTCCTGGTCAGGGCACTGTAGAGCAAATTAGAGGAAGAATTAGGTTGTAGATTTCCAGCCCTGCTTGGGGCTTCCTGGGGTGACAGCAGGGGCTGGCACTAGGGACTCTCTGTACTGGATGATTGGGGGTCTTCTAAGATCACTCTCAGGGTCATCATATCAACTGCTTGCAGGTCCTGGTCCCTCCCCTCTGCTACTCTGAACTTGACACCTCAAATCCCTCTGGGACCCACAAGGAGGAACTGAAGGAGCAGCTCAGCCACCACTCCTGGCAAGGTGTCTCAGTGATGACAGCACAGTGGGGCCCATTTGACTGGGGTTCCTTGGAGGTCTCAGTCTGCCACCAGGGTCCTCACCTTGGGTACCCACTTTGACCAGATCCCTCACCTCCCTGAGATGCTGGGATAACGTAACTGCAACTCACTAAGTCATCACGTCCAGGTCCTAAGGTCTGAAAGCAGGGATGGGGCTCTGTGGTTACCCCTTATTTCTGGGAGGAGTCACCTCGTCATAACTCGGTGTCCTCACCTGGATTGCTCTTAGGAACcaagtctcctgcctctgctgagtAGGCCTCCCCATTAGTCCAAGGACTTCATGACCCTGAGACGACCCACCCTCAGGAGAAAACGAGGGGGAACCTCAGTGTAATATCTCTGACCTTGGCTTCCCAGGTCCAACAGCAGAGGGGGGAGCGTTGTACAGCCTGCTGTCTTCTTCTTTGGTGGGGGATTAATTCCATCTTTACTATTAAAGAATTTTTACCTTGACTTAAATTTCTGTGTGCTGAACTGGGGATTAAACCTAGGACCTCATTTCCCTGAGACCCTCCAGGAGGGAGTCAAGGGTCACCTGAACTGGTCAGATTTGTCCTGGGTTCCCAGGGCTCATGGCATTAGCAGGGTTCAGTGTAGCCTTCCCATTTTGGGTTGAGTGGTCCCTAGTGCCTCGATCATATCTTCCCTTTAACTCTGCACCATTCTTGGGACCCCACTCTCTGATGACTTGACACCACACCTACCAGACCCAAAGACCACACTTTTCTGAGACCTCAGAGTTGGAAATCAGAGTGACCCATATCCTTTGCAGGCTGTTTTGGGATTCCTAGGGTTGGCTGGGGTGGCGGGGGTCACCTGACCCCAGATTTCTCAATTTGGTGACCCCTTCATTGCTCACTCAGGCTTCTGACCTTGCTTCCGGGTAGGACCTGGTATTTTTCCTTCTACTAACTTGAGTCCAGCTGAAAACAGAGGTGGGAATTACGGCTCAGACCGAGGCCCTCACCTCCCTAGAGGGGAGTCAGGGTGCTACACATCTGGCTACCCCTGCCTGGGGGCTCCCAGTGCTGACAGTGAGGTTGGGCTGTGGGCAGCCTCTCCTTTGCGGGGAGGCCCCCTCATTAGCACTAAGGTTCTCGCCTTGCTTGTAGTTAGGGTCCAgatctcctcctccctcttcaGAACTGGGGTGCTTCCTTGGACCAAGATCTTCTGGTAATGAGACCTTCCAGGTAGATGTTGGAGTGGCGTCCATCTTATTTCGATCCGCTAATAGGACTGGACAAGAACCCTTGTTCTGTTACAGATTTTGGCGACTCTGGCCGGGACTTGCAGACCCCAAACCCTGGGCGGTGAGTATCCAGACCCCCTGCAACCCTTTAAGATGTGCCCTGACGCCATTTGGTCAGTAAGGAGTTTCAGGTGGCCACGGTGATCCCTGCCCCAGGATGAGATCCACTGGGTCCCCACCTCAGCTTGGAAATAGAAACTGGAAACTGGATGGGAAAGGCCTCTGATTTAAGGTAAGTGCATGGGACCAGGTTGTTCCACTGGTCATCTGGGGGGCTAAATTCTCCCCTGAGGGGGTTACAGTTCTCCCAGGGAGCTAAGCAAAGAAGAGGGTGGCAACAGCGCAGTCCTAAGACCCGACCCTGTTAGAGTGGGGATTGAAGCCTCTGCCGAGACATCCCCCAACTCTGTGGCGGTTCCCTGCCCCGCTCACAGCCCACCAAGCCACAGGTTCTAACTGCAGTTTAGCCAGACCACGCTGCATCCCTAACAACAGTTTCAATTTGGTATCAGATTCCCGTGCATCTGTGAACCTAGATTTTGGCGCATGTgtaggacctgaagagctgtgtcctcagtctctccttggacctgaacatcactgacatgattcaacatctgggcctccaaatgtggacatagGAGGGCTAAGGGCGGAGAGTTCATGGCACCAACTCCAACACCCAGAagccactggaaataaaaaactccccaaccccctcagacagcGAGCATGTGGCATTATGGTCGCTAGACCCCCACACTGCACCTTCtctgtgcagacaataaatttccactttctgtttcccttgtaaCTGGTGGTGTGGTGACCATCTTATTTCTATCGGCTAATAGGACTGGACAAGAACTCTTGTTCGGTTAAAAAATCATGAAAGCTCCATGGACATATCCAAAGTCCATGAGGGACCCAGTAAGGGCTAAGTGCTATGGGGCAATGGTATTGGGGAacatctgggtcaactggcataacaacatagtttataaagaaaatattcgacattctaccttggtgagtagcatctgggatcttaaaagcttctgagcagccTTCTAACATATTGCACTAGTCTTACCCCatatggagcaagggagaatgaagaaaccaaagacacgaggctcagattagtccaaaggactaatggactataactaccacagcttccaccagactcagtccagtacaaccagatggtgccaagctaccaaAACTAACTGCTCTGATGGGGAGCAATAATCGatagtcctggacagagttgtaaaaaaaaatgaaaaaaaaaaaaaaccagttagctcaaaattctaaatcacaaaaaaacaaaaaaaaaaacaccagactttgTATctaatagagactggagaaactctgagggtatggccccggacaccat
This region includes:
- the LOC126068844 gene encoding melanoma-associated antigen B2-like yields the protein MPRGHKSKLRAREKRRQAHGDIHSVQGAQATAAEEEGSPSSSSPPFGGPPQSSPAAHTPQRSQRAPSTTTPAAGASGRIAPRGAESQDEGRPSSSSARAPNERPHRDPLTRRVTMLSQFLLSKYEMQEHFTKGKMIKIINKRYKEHFPEILRRASECIELVFGLDLKEADSKGQCYVLVSKLEITKEESLSGGREFPKTGLLMPLLAMIYRNGNRATEEEMWEFLNVFGMYDGKTHFIFGEPRKLITKDLVQAKYLEYRQVPNSDPPRYEFLWGPRARAEDSKRRVLEFSAKVKDTNSSALHALYKETCRDEEETAAGREWAGAGPHARARASVRESLAGPPIPGDV